The stretch of DNA AACTTTCATGAATCGTTTTTAAGTTTACAGATTTGCTAGAAGCATTACTAGTTAATTTAAAATCCATAAGGTATCTGTGAATTTAAAATTCATCTTTAAATACCTTTTAAATATATAGCAATATTAAATCTTAACTAATTTGTGCATATGTGGTCATTTCATTATATAGCAAATGAAATTCAAATTCACTCTCAGAATCATCTTTCCAGACATAGGATCAAAGAAAAAGGTGGATGGATGTAGTAAACTCACAGTTGCACAATTAAAATACAGGTCCGGATTTGACTTCATTCTTTCATCTTTTTCCTGGAACATGCAATCAATAATTAAACCACATCCCAAACATGAATACATTGTAACATAATTGCATAAATATTGTAAGTAGAAATATATGAACcgattaagaaaaagaaaaaaccattATTGTTGGTACACTGACTATCATATGATAAGACTATATAGTTGAAAATTGCAGTGAAGTTCTCAAGCCACCAACTTACAGCATTTTGGTACGCTTTTAAGGACTGAAGAAGTTTGCTATGATCCCAAGTTCCGGTAACAAAAAAACTTGTCAGGCAAGCATTTCCCATATTATCTGTCAGAGAAAAATGATTCCATGATCAGCGTTCACAGTTTGCATGGTTAAAACTTAAAAGgcttctaaaataattaaaagcaaAGGCAATAATGGCATCTTCTAACAACATGCACATataatgaaaaatgaaaacaCATGTTTTGAAGTCAATTACTGAATtcgggatttttttttttttgggggggggggactAAAATGCTCAACTCAAAATAGTTCAGAGACCAAACATAGAATAGAACTTTAAATGTTTTTGTGTTCGATAGGAGTTGTACACTAATCATAATAAAAGTTAGGCAACAATATCAGGTTATGGTATTCTACCAAATTCAGAGCTCCAAATGtacattttaatcttttttttcctGGTGCAATTCAATGGCGTCATACTTTCACTTTTGGTGCAATCTCAACATTTTAAAGTTAAGAATACAGTTATTTAAAGTAAAAATGTTTTACAAGTTGCAACGTTTATTAAATgtcaccaaaaattataaaaaacaaacttttgtttgtttctttcCATTTCCCTTTTGATATTTCAGGGAAAACATTAGGAAAAGAACTCATCCTCTCAAATTGCAGAGTTCAATTACATTTTACCACAAACTAATAATGCTTTGTTAACAAATAATAGCATCAGAAAATAAATTCTTTTGACACAATATTCTTTTTCATCCCTACGTGACAGGAAATGTACCAAAAAAAAGCTTAAATTAACATTGCACCCAAAAAACAAAGTAGTAAATTTGTATGTCCAATCTAAtacaaatggtaaatttgaccaTTAccctaattaaaatataaaactaacTGAAGGTACAGACTTTTGTCATACTCTGCTTCAGACTCATATTTAAGGCTGAAGAAAATTGGTTACGTAAAGTTTAAAGCATGATACAGGTTTGAAGAATCTTACACCAAGAATTTCCATCCTTGACATCCAAAGTTATGGCTTCCCTGGCATGTTGAATGCTTTCCTCAACCATTTCTGCCTGATTATCCGCACCTACAGAAGACAGAAAACCTTTGTAAGAAACAATGAAGCATCTTTGTTTATGATAAGACCAGAAAAAAAGCCCAAATAAGAGCAACCATATTGCTTGATAGTTGATAATATAGTTTTCCAAgtcattttttaatttcttttgcaCGAGGGGAAACCCTCAAGGTAGTTATGAATACTCAACTACCTAAAAACAGCCACTTAGAGTAAAATAAAGGCACTTTAAAATGCATTAATTTAATGTAACAATAGTTAagcatatttatattatttctggCCTTCGATATTTTTCATCCAAATTCAAAGAATTTTGACATTTAAAATTTTCTGTAACCAAacaagataattttattttaaaattttagaaattctcTTTAATGAGATCCCTCCTCGAGCTCAAGCTTCCAAAGCACTATAAGTGAATTGATCTTCATACCACTTTAGGCCACCAACAATGTACAGAGGGAGTGCACACCAAGCACTAAAAATGAGGACATATCATGACCTAAAAGCATCAACAATTTGATAGGTATCTTATTTTAAACTGCcattaacaaaagaaaaatgtAGCTGCCCCTCAGTCAAAGTAGAATAATAACTGCTTCCATTGAAATCCAGCATTTTATGGGTTTAGTAGTAAAGCAAGGATCCAATAGAAATTGCCAAATGTGCCAGCAGCAAGTTACCCTGCCTTAAGGAAGCGATGTCTTTTAGACATGGATAAGGAATCAAAAACAGCTAAGACATACAGAAGATCAAGAAACCCGTTGGCTTATACCAATATCAAGCATGCCAATTTGTTCATCAGCTCAAACAAGTTGGTTCCATATAAATCAAAAGAAATTCTTTAATACATTTGTGATTAATTTCTCAGTAAACATAAACTCATTTTTGAAAGAGAAATTCTGCTGTGTTTTGCCTGATTTCTCAGGATCAGATTCTCAACTTCCACAACCCACCTAGCTAAGCATTCCAACAACACTTTAAAAAATTACTGATTGACTACTGCTAATCCCCAAAAGGCTGATTTTAAGTTCAAAAACAGATAAGTTGGCTTCTGAACTCCACAAGTATCCAGAAACAATGCACAAGAGAATAACCAGAAGTGACTGAGAagaaaaaaaggaataaaatccCTTGCCTTGAGCCATTCTTCTTTCCAGCATTGATAATTGGCAAAGTATCTTCTTATTCGGGCCCTGTATGATACAGAATCAATACATACAATTAATTGATATGAACTATAAAGAAAGCATAATAACTAAAAACACACACTTAAAAGTAAAAACTCCAATGTGGATTCTAACCTTGCTTAGTGCAAGATTAAAGCAGTTCTTTGCTGAAGTCAAATCTCCCTTCTTCCAAATGCAGTTACCCAAACAAAGCCAAGCATCTCCAAGAGAAGGATTCAGTTTAACCTGGAGAAGAAAAAATATTAGATAAAAAGCATAAGCCTTATTCAGAGCCAAGCATTATAGCAAGCCATAAAAACAAGAGAACACTCTGTTCCTGCTTACTGCTTTTGAAAGATGATCCTCTGCTTCCTTCCTATAGTCAGGCACTACATCTAATATCTTCCCTCGTAGATACTCATATGCTGCACGCCGTGCAGGTAATTTTCTTTGTTCTGTAGTAAAGATGTTTACTTAAATGTTTTAATGAGCCAAAAAGATTGATATAAACATAAggctaaaaaagaaaatatgagaatttCTGGTCCCATTTCTGTTTGTAATTCAATGGTGCTGTTGCACATCAGCAGATTATATCCAAcatgataaaatatatataagaacaCCAATCTAACAGAAATATATAGGTTGAAGTACGAATTCACTCCCTTCACCATTTTAATTTGACCATTTAGACTCTCTCAGTCAATATTAACGAATTTAATCCTTACACTATCATTAAAAGTTACTTTAAAGACAATCGAGAAAAACTCTACTGTTAATTTGGATAATGCAGCATTTCGGTCATGGCGTGGCATGACATAATGGTTAATCATCTATAtcgatttatatatatacatgtacactTCTATAAAATCCTATAACAAGTTTCATGATAGTTTGATGTCGCGAGtcaaagtaacaaaaaaaaattataagagcGCAAGTATTAAACTCAATAAAAATTGGAGCACAAGCACCAAGTAAAACATCCAGTTAAAATAGTTTAGAGTTAGTAGAAGTGccaaattctgacattttagacCGAAACATTTGTATAAATTTCTAGTAATAGCATTTAAGTCTTCACAGTGTTCTCAAGAATAAGCTTCAAATCCGCATTCAATGCAGAGTTGTTGTAATCGCAGAGGGATGGCAGCGACAAATTAATAAGCAACAAATTTGATAGCATAAATAAAAAGTAGAACCCAAACCATTTGGTTGaagcaagaaaaaaaaatgacAGTATGATTAGGGAAATACCAGCAGAATGGAATCGAGGAGATTGAGAGCGAGATCGGATTCGTGTTGCAGTTTAGAGGTTTATCATCGGCGTTTTGAGGGAAAAAAGTGTCTCTAATCTCGTACAAATCATCAGCTACTTTGTGGCTTTTGCCCATACATCCTTTTCTTCTGCTGCCATGTTACTTCGCCGGCAAAGGGAAAGGGAGGAAATTGGCAAAATGAAAACAAAGCCCGAACCCCTCTAATTCCAGCCTGGGCTCCAAACAGTTTCATTTCTGATTAAGCCTCGTGCAGGACTCATCAATTCTCTAGTGATTCGCTCCAAAACGGCACCGGCTAAGCTCGATGAAAACAATCCGTTTATTTTCGTACTCCATTTTAACTTTACCCTGGGTGGTTTGAGCTCAATTTAATTGGGTTTTCAAAAACTAATCTGGACAAGTTTGTCCTTTActcatattaattataattttttggttGAAATAGAAGGAAAGCTAACTACTTAGCATATGTAGGCCTAGAATCAGTGCCTAACAAAGTAACGAGCACAGTTGTTGGAGCTGTATGAACCTGCAATCCTCGATCCTAGTGTCATGGGGCTAGATTGAACTGCGGCTCGTGACACTAGGATCTTGTAAGAATTGTCAATGTATGTGTAGCAATGTTAGACTCTCTATAAATGTGAGTAACATGGACTGTCCAATTCCTATGTTGAATTTCCTTGACGCACGAGGTCAACGCGTAGTTCCCATAACTGTCATCTTCATTGGTACAAGCGTGGACAACTACTTTGCTATCACTTTCGAGAAGAACATGGTTGGCACCTTTGGACCAAAGTAGCTGCAAACCATCAAAAATCGTCCACAATTCCGTCACAACCGCAATACAACTGTCGATGTTCCTTCCATAGCCTATAACCCATTTACCATGCTGATCTCTAACCACCTCCACTGCTGAAGCAAGATTCAAATTGGACCAACAACTATCATCGATATTTAGCTTGACCCAATTCACTAGTGGAGCTTGCCATCTGTTTTGACAAGTCCTACCATTTGGAATTGGAACTTCCCCTTCACTGATATTTAAAGTCCAAAACCAACAGGTTCTCAGAAAAGAAAGAGTTCAAGATGCAGCCCATTAAAAATCAATGATTCATTTGCTTCCATAGTCTCCAAATAACCATTCCAAAGAGCGTTGGCCAGTAGGCATTGTGAAAATGAAAGTCGAAACCGTTTTGTAAATTCATACAGATCCATTAAGAGAGAGATGTATGAAAAACGAAGATGGTACCTGAGAGGAAAGAACCTATAGCCACACCCTCCAAGCTTATTGATAGTTCCGTAGGATATGCAGAACATTTTCCTCAATCGTAACACAAACACAACATGATGGATCATCCGTGAAACCATGCTTCCGTCTTTCCTCATTTGTAAGTAATTTGCCTTTAAGAACCAGCCATAGGAACTGCTTGATTCGTTGGGGACCTTAAAAATCCCAAACCGTAGTCCATATATGACACCTTATATCCGACCCAGTTAGAGGATCTGAATAAATGTCACATTCAAATGCGGAAACAACTTATTTTACTATTTCACTTTATTGGATGGTAGTGTAgtggtaaaaaaatttaatttcagcagCATGTCTGCTTATTTTAAGTAATAACCCCTAGaaatttaaatgtaaatatatCATATTCAATATCTCCCAATCATAACCATGATATTCCTAAACATACCGGCAAACTAAGCAtatacattaaaacatttaattaactaataatattatggTTTAGCAACCAGAAGTTATTTTTTATGTCACAATACATATTTATAGCAGACGCTTTACTAAAAACAAGTACATGCaacttgaaacaaaacaaaatacgAACTTTGTGAGCCCTAGGATTGTCGTTAGATGTTGATGACTCTGAGTACAAATCTCAAATACACTTAGCTGCTATGAAAAAGACCATTTGGTGAGTATTAATTTCAAATGGTATTACTATACTTACTCAATATagcatgaaatttaaataattggaCTCAGTTGATTATTTCTTCTTTAGATCAATTCAAGTATGTTTCATTTCAAAGTTTATCCAAAACATTAATATACCCATGTATCCCAACAAACAGTGCGATATTGTTAACTAACCAATCCTATTTTACAAACTTATTAACACTTTTTGCTAACGACATATGCAACTTATTAGATTTTGTCTCATTTTGTCATATTAATTACATTCCAAATTTATATAACATTTTTTGTTTATTGATTTCGCTATACTACTATTCAATCCTTTATACTTTTTCCGTGCCCTATAATCATACTTTCCATCTATAATTTTTGCCCAATCCTATTTACGTATACCATATAAGTTTTAGGCATCCGACATAAACAATTTGCGCCTTGCGTTCATCGGCTCAGCCAAAGTAGTAATTGTGAAAGCCACAGTTGGGACGTTCGAAGGAAAATGTGCCTAGATCTCATTGACTTATAGTCaaagaaaattattattacttatttgcTCGATTCTATAACTCAATAATTATTCTCAACTTTGCCCAACAATTACTACAACAACCCATAGTCTAATTTCATTCTCAGTTCAGTTTCCATTCTATTGATCTCAAGAAAAACTCTTCTGTTGAATGTCATTTCATATAAAATATGGCATGATTTGTCTCATGTTCAAGCCAAATGCGCAACTTTACTAAATTAtactatttcaaatttttatacaatttaactCTTTATCACAATAACCAATCTCAATATTGTATTTCTAGTCAAACACTCATGCGCAACTTCCTTCGTTTGCAAAATTTACCTaacaatgaaattaaaaggaaaaataaataataagttgAGTTATGGTGATACTTAATTTTCTTCGTTTAACCAATGAGACATTAGGTGTCAACCTATTTTAATGTTGGGCGCAATATTTGCTTTggatttatctgatgaggcactgggtgccaaactgatgtgttggttggatttgTGTATCCGTCTAAGTTTGAATCGTATTAATAGGGAAAGTAAATGGTAAACTTgcattattgaattgaaatggcaAATGATGTTGAAGTGGAAATGCTATTGAAATAGCAAATAGCATGAAATGAATATGTATTATAAGTCAAAAGAGAAATGGAAATGTATGAATTGAGTTTGCCATGTAATGTTATTAGTAAAATGTTTAAGATAAAGTAATGTTTGTATGATATTTTCACATTTGACTTGATTCTAGCATAGCATTATTTAGTTTTTAGTTGAGCATgtaaatgtatttgtattttGCTAAAAATGTTTGATATAGAAATGCAACTGAGTTATACTCAGCATACATTTTAACTTGctgtgcaggttaggtacttttTTGNNNNNNNNNNNNNNNNNNNNNNNNNNNNNNNNNNNNNNNNNNNNNNNNNNNNNNNNNNNNNNNNNNNNNNNNNNNNNNNNNNNNNNNNNNNNNNNNNNNNNNNNNNNNNNNNNNNNNNNNNNNNNNNNNNNNNNNNNNNNNNNNNNNNNNNNNNNNNNNNNNNNNNNNNNNNNNNNNNNNNNNNNNNNNNNNNNNNNNNNNNNNNNNNNNNNNNNNNNNNNNNNNNNNNNNNNNNNNNNNNNNNNNNNNNNNNNNNNNNNNNNNNNNNNNNNNNNNNNNNNNNNNNNNNNNNNNNNNNNNNNNNNNNNNNNNNNNNNNNNNNNNNNNNNNNNNNNNNNNNNNNNNNNNNNNNNNNNNNNNNNNNNNNNNNNNNNNNNNNNNNNNNNNNNNNNNNNNNNNNNNNNNNNNNNNNNNNNNNNNNNNNNNNNNNNNNNNNNNNNNNNNNNNNNNNNNNNNNNNNNNNNNNNNNNNNNNNNNNNNNNNNNNNNNNNNNNNNNNNNTTCTTTTGGTTGGGATTGGAATGGATGActctgattaatttatttaatattttgttatctaTTTATGATCTAAATCTCTAggggatttttatttttcattagatgaaatatttaatgaattaagATGTAGATAAAAAGAAGAATCAACTGACAAGAGTGAAACATTGTTTTGATACAGTGGCGAAAGATTTACAAGTCTGGCTTGACGTAAAGTtgacatttattttttattaatttaattttaaggtaactaatatttttaatattttaaatataaatttaaagtgaAAAGACTACATTGACAAATTTGATAAACCTTTAAGGGCTCATTGTCGTATTATACCGTTTTATAGTTTTGAGAAAGTTCAATGTATCACATTTGTGCCAAAAGCGCCATATGAATCAAATTTATGCCAAAATATCACTTCTGTATTGCCTTTTAACATAAAATGTCCCTCATTCTGTAGGTAatcttttacctattttgctaaatagtaTTAGCTATCAATATTAGGAGGGAGTATATTGAAAGCCTGGAGCGGCGGAGGTGATGGAAAAGGGGGATAGGAGAGTTCTGGAAGGAGGGTTACTGAGAGACTGTTGGAACTACTCTCTAAGATTATGTATTTATTTGAGAGGGAAAATGCAAGAGCTTTTTCAAGCGAATAAAATGGATCTATCAAGCCAAGGGGGAGACTCACTTCCCTACACTATCCTATTGGAGCTGCTGATACTGGCATAATCTTTGGACCCTACATTTGGCTGTAGACTTTTATTGTTCTATACTCCTCCAAACCTTACCCATCCCAAATCTCCACTGGCCTTGCCCTCCCTCTCTccagtttttttattattattagatttaaCATAGTATTGATCATAAAGAGTAATAAGAATGACACTTcctcatgatttttttttattttcttataatggAGTAAGGATTTGACTTATACCATTAACTCTTtaatatatttgtttgttttgtaGTAACTATGTTAggtattacaaaaaaaaaaaaaaaaaaaaaagaaagaaaaatgaaaacctaagagagagaaagaagaaaaaatcaaTGTCTGAGGCGGGAGTCGGAATGTTGAGTTTACAGATTTTCATAAGGGCCCAAAAAGACAACTGCTCAGCTGCCAGCCGCTGGCCTTGCCTTGTCTGTCTTCTTTCCTTTTACTTGCCAGCTGCTATACTCTCAACTTTTTTAttccttgcctttttcttttcttttattgtttttccCTTTCAGATTTTTTTAAGAGATATTCCCTCATCCGTTAGTAGTTCAATCTTATTACCATATTATCGAATTTTCGTCCTtgattttaacattaatttcaatttaacatAAAGCATCAAAAAATTAAATCTTGATTTCTTTGGAAATCTTTTGGATAATGCTAATTCTCCATCAATTTAAAACGACACACATTTAAAAAAATGCACAAATATGCCAATTTCTATAATGAATGCACGAATATGTAATTTcttgattataattataatacATACCACACAAAGAAACtattaaaagtatatatactGCAACATTAATGTACATCATTTGACGGAATAGTTGTGCAGCTGAAATGACATTTTTGTGCCAAGAGAAAAAGGCATGAAAATTATGAACGAACGTGACAATCATAATCGAAACCATATGACAGACAATAAATCTCTCTCATTTCCTTGTTTATCAGCTGATCTATTTACACAAAAGTATTAAGTAGGACAAATGAGAAAATgtaggaaaaagttaaaaaaagaatGACTGTAAAAATAGCACACATAAATCGTTAAAACTCCACACAACATTTATGGTTTATGTTGAGCATAAATAGATGTGCGAATGGCCTGATGTGGGGAAGAGCTTTGCCATTCACAAGCACTTGCTCCAAGAAATCCACGCGAATTGACTTGAATTGGTAACACTGCAATCATTTCACTCATCAAATTACTCAGATTGCAaattatatatagttttaatgAGAACCATAACAACACAGATTTCATGAACAGGTCATCAATGCAGCATGTTCATACTTTGAGCTCC from Gossypium hirsutum isolate 1008001.06 chromosome D04, Gossypium_hirsutum_v2.1, whole genome shotgun sequence encodes:
- the LOC107899006 gene encoding tetratricopeptide repeat protein 5, with the translated sequence MKLFGAQAGIRGVRALFSFCQFPPFPFAGEVTWQQKKRMYGQKPQINIFTTEQRKLPARRAAYEYLRGKILDVVPDYRKEAEDHLSKAVKLNPSLGDAWLCLGNCIWKKGDLTSAKNCFNLALSKGPNKKILCQLSMLERRMAQGADNQAEMVEESIQHAREAITLDVKDGNSWYNMGNACLTSFFVTGTWDHSKLLQSLKAYQNAEKDERMKSNPDLYFNCATVNKSLENYDRALAGFEAAALKDPSLNASEEVEKMVNLLNKLEILLRGHSKSKRLASLASTIGAVNLNSSYKRATLDALSEGLNKAVAVLGKVLLFVKHENITPLYFLVCDSDQSCFVLSVYGIRNDTIKEGDQLTLLEPHFRNIDFSWKGKCYQFKSIRVDFLEQVLVNGKALPPHQAIRTSIYAQHKP